In a single window of the Pseudomonas oryzihabitans genome:
- a CDS encoding mechanosensitive ion channel domain-containing protein, translating to MEWLHTWLPGWGDYLLVAGQVALVLLIGYVLQRIVARAVTGLGERYPLPPQIVLGLRGTLRWLIMGSAILMALERFGVSAAVLWTAISGFVAVAAVAFFAIWSVLSNLFCAVLIFTVGPFRLGDRIEVLDASDKPGIKGRVVAINMLFVTLQELDDNQEGALVQIPNTQFFQKSVRRWRDADGSFDFHLDR from the coding sequence ATCGAGTGGCTGCACACCTGGCTGCCCGGCTGGGGCGACTACCTGCTGGTAGCCGGCCAGGTCGCCTTGGTGCTGCTGATCGGCTATGTGCTGCAGCGCATCGTCGCCCGCGCCGTCACCGGCCTGGGCGAGCGCTATCCGCTGCCGCCGCAGATCGTCCTGGGGCTGCGCGGGACCCTGCGCTGGCTGATCATGGGCAGTGCCATCCTCATGGCTCTGGAGCGCTTCGGCGTATCCGCCGCCGTGCTCTGGACGGCCATCTCCGGTTTCGTCGCCGTGGCGGCGGTGGCCTTCTTCGCCATCTGGAGCGTGCTGTCCAATCTGTTCTGCGCGGTGCTGATCTTTACCGTCGGGCCCTTCCGCCTGGGCGATCGTATCGAGGTGCTGGACGCCTCGGACAAGCCCGGCATCAAGGGGCGGGTGGTGGCCATCAACATGCTCTTCGTGACCCTGCAGGAGCTGGACGACAACCAGGAAGGCGCCCTGGTGCAGATCCCCAACACCCAGTTCTTCCAGAAGTCGGTACGCCGTTGGCGTGATGCCGACGGCTCCTTCGACTTCCACCTCGACAGGTAA
- a CDS encoding YaiI/YqxD family protein: protein MILWIDADACPRAAKELVCKFALKRKLEVVLVAGQPQIKPPFACVRLVVVPSGPDAADDHLVEQAQPGDLVICSDIPLADRLVKKGVAALDPRGQEFDERNMGQRLAMRNLMTDLRDQGQMGGGQAGYGERDRQAFANALDRLLTRLQREAAARPV from the coding sequence GTGATCCTGTGGATCGATGCCGATGCCTGTCCGCGCGCCGCCAAGGAGCTGGTCTGCAAGTTCGCCCTCAAGCGCAAGCTGGAGGTGGTGCTGGTGGCCGGACAGCCGCAGATCAAGCCGCCCTTCGCCTGTGTCCGCCTGGTGGTGGTACCCAGCGGCCCCGATGCCGCTGATGATCACTTGGTCGAACAGGCACAGCCGGGTGACCTGGTGATCTGCAGCGATATTCCCCTGGCCGATCGCCTGGTGAAGAAGGGCGTGGCTGCCCTTGATCCGCGTGGCCAGGAGTTCGACGAGCGCAACATGGGGCAGCGTCTGGCCATGCGCAATCTGATGACCGATCTGCGTGACCAGGGGCAGATGGGCGGCGGCCAGGCCGGCTACGGCGAGCGGGATCGCCAGGCCTTCGCCAATGCGCTGGATCGGTTGCTGACCCGTCTCCAGCGCGAGGCCGCCGCCAGGCCTGTATGA
- a CDS encoding heme biosynthesis HemY N-terminal domain-containing protein: protein MKRLYLLFLFALLVGLGVAVVLAKEPGYVLLSYSNFRYESSLWAFLALLVAIWLALYILKLVLGALGLTGKVLNPWSRHNRQRRLEQARHKGQLELAEGNWSGALKHLKGAAEHADQPLFVLLGAARAANELGDLEERDRLLRQAREREPQAELAIGLQQARLQIDRGQYLEARDSLAPLQAKYPKNGEVLLQLQRLQVTLRDWPALIALLPQLRKQQVLRPQEQDDLERKVWIATLDEVPAQGAESAVDAQWQQVPTALKGDASVVLAYARQLRAIGRDDLAEEVLHITLNRQWDERLVELYGQLRPRDASRPLHHAEGWLKDKPQDPVLLLALGRLCMNNQLWGKAREYLERSLAQRPSAITAGELARVTMQLGDVSRSQQLLQSQWRDPAAGSLPPAKG, encoded by the coding sequence ATGAAGCGCCTGTACCTGCTGTTCCTGTTCGCCCTGCTCGTCGGTCTGGGCGTCGCCGTGGTGCTGGCCAAGGAGCCGGGCTATGTGCTGCTGTCCTACAGCAACTTCCGTTATGAATCGAGCCTCTGGGCCTTCCTGGCCCTGTTGGTGGCGATCTGGCTGGCGCTCTACATCCTCAAGCTGGTGTTGGGCGCCCTGGGCCTGACCGGCAAGGTGCTCAACCCCTGGTCGCGGCACAATCGCCAGCGGCGCCTGGAGCAGGCCCGCCACAAGGGCCAGCTGGAACTTGCCGAGGGGAACTGGAGCGGTGCCCTCAAGCATCTGAAAGGCGCGGCCGAGCACGCCGACCAGCCGCTGTTCGTGCTGCTGGGCGCGGCCCGCGCCGCCAACGAACTTGGCGACCTGGAAGAGCGCGATCGCCTGCTACGTCAGGCCCGGGAGCGCGAGCCTCAGGCCGAGCTCGCCATCGGCCTGCAACAGGCCCGCCTGCAGATCGACCGGGGTCAGTACCTGGAAGCGCGTGACAGCCTGGCACCGCTGCAGGCCAAGTATCCGAAGAATGGCGAGGTGCTGCTGCAGCTGCAGCGTCTGCAGGTGACCCTGCGCGACTGGCCGGCCCTGATCGCCCTGCTGCCGCAGCTGCGCAAGCAGCAGGTCTTGCGGCCCCAGGAGCAGGACGACCTGGAGCGCAAGGTATGGATCGCTACCCTTGACGAGGTCCCGGCTCAGGGCGCCGAGTCGGCGGTGGATGCCCAGTGGCAGCAGGTCCCCACGGCGCTCAAGGGCGATGCCTCGGTGGTGCTGGCCTATGCCCGCCAGTTGCGCGCCATCGGCCGTGACGATCTGGCCGAAGAGGTCTTGCACATCACCCTCAATCGCCAGTGGGACGAGCGCCTGGTCGAACTCTATGGCCAGCTGCGTCCTCGCGACGCCAGCCGGCCACTGCACCATGCCGAGGGCTGGCTCAAGGACAAGCCCCAGGATCCGGTGCTGTTGCTGGCCCTGGGGCGGCTGTGCATGAACAACCAGCTGTGGGGCAAGGCGCGTGAGTACCTGGAGCGCAGCCTGGCGCAGCGTCCCTCGGCGATCACCGCCGGCGAGCTGGCCCGGGTGACCATGCAGCTGGGCGATGTGAGCCGCAGTCAGCAGCTCTTGCAAAGCCAATGGCGCGATCCGGCGGCTGGTTCGCTACCCCCGGCGAAGGGCTGA
- a CDS encoding Rsd/AlgQ family anti-sigma factor, translating into MLETCRNAQERWGGVHQLIDRWLIARRELVTAYETLDMEPLLGPVREVSELERLCDMLVDYMSTAHFEIYEQLVAEAREFQDERAIEFADSVYPRLQALTDAALNFNDRFERGAYRDPGLLTIELKLLGETLRERFELEDCLIEVLHTSHQQPRLASV; encoded by the coding sequence ATGCTAGAAACCTGCCGCAATGCCCAGGAACGCTGGGGTGGGGTCCACCAGCTGATCGACCGCTGGCTGATTGCCCGCCGCGAGCTGGTGACCGCCTACGAAACCCTGGACATGGAGCCCCTGCTGGGTCCGGTGCGCGAGGTGAGCGAATTGGAGCGCCTCTGCGACATGCTGGTCGACTACATGTCCACCGCGCACTTCGAGATCTACGAGCAATTGGTGGCTGAAGCCCGCGAATTCCAGGACGAGCGCGCCATCGAGTTCGCCGACAGCGTCTATCCGCGCCTGCAGGCCCTGACCGACGCCGCCCTCAACTTCAACGACAGATTCGAGCGTGGCGCCTATCGCGACCCGGGGCTGCTGACCATCGAGCTCAAGCTGCTGGGCGAAACCCTGCGCGAACGCTTCGAGTTGGAAGACTGCCTCATCGAGGTGCTGCACACCTCGCACCAGCAGCCGCGGCTGGCCTCGGTCTAG
- a CDS encoding DedA family protein — MLQQFLHDFGYFALFLGTFFEGETILVLAGFLAFRDYMSIQTVILVAFCGSYAGDQLWYFLGRRHGRKLLARKPKWEAAGDKALAHIRRHPDLWVLSFRFVYGLRTVMPVAIGLSGYPPARYLILNGIGAIVWATVLGYAAYHFGAVLEGVLGNLKRYELMVLGGLVVIGLLLWLWRRSRAPKV; from the coding sequence ATGCTCCAGCAATTCCTCCACGATTTCGGCTATTTCGCCCTTTTTCTCGGCACCTTCTTCGAGGGCGAAACCATTCTGGTGCTGGCCGGCTTTCTCGCCTTTCGTGACTACATGAGCATCCAGACCGTCATACTGGTCGCTTTCTGCGGCAGCTATGCCGGCGATCAGCTCTGGTATTTCCTCGGTCGTCGCCACGGGCGCAAGCTGCTGGCGCGCAAGCCCAAGTGGGAAGCTGCCGGGGATAAGGCGCTGGCGCACATCCGGCGCCACCCGGATCTCTGGGTGCTGAGCTTTCGCTTCGTCTATGGCCTGCGCACGGTGATGCCGGTAGCCATCGGCCTGTCCGGCTATCCGCCGGCGCGCTATCTGATCCTCAACGGTATCGGCGCCATCGTCTGGGCCACGGTGCTGGGCTACGCCGCCTACCACTTCGGCGCGGTTCTCGAAGGCGTGCTGGGCAATCTCAAGCGCTATGAACTGATGGTGCTGGGCGGCCTGGTGGTGATCGGCCTGCTGCTCTGGCTCTGGCGCCGCAGCCGCGCACCCAAGGTCTGA
- a CDS encoding LysE family transporter, producing MSLQVWTGFFIACWMISLSPGAGAVASMSAGVNHGFRRGYWTALGLQLGLALQIAVVAVGVGALLATSQLAFTLIKWFGVLYLAYLAIRQWRAAPLDLGEQVAGERLPPRISALIMRGFLVNVSNPKALIFLLAVLPQFVDPRAPLAAQYLIIGATMVTVDLIVMAGYTGLAARVLTLLRTPRQQRITNRVFASLFLAAAALLSTVRRAAI from the coding sequence ATGAGTCTGCAGGTCTGGACCGGTTTCTTCATCGCCTGCTGGATGATCAGCCTCTCGCCGGGGGCAGGCGCTGTCGCCTCCATGAGCGCGGGCGTCAACCACGGTTTCCGGCGCGGCTACTGGACGGCACTGGGCCTGCAGCTGGGGCTGGCCCTGCAGATCGCCGTCGTCGCCGTGGGTGTCGGCGCCTTGCTAGCGACCTCGCAGCTGGCCTTCACCCTGATCAAGTGGTTCGGGGTTCTCTATCTCGCCTACCTGGCCATCCGCCAATGGCGCGCGGCGCCGTTGGACCTGGGCGAACAGGTGGCCGGCGAACGTCTGCCACCGCGTATCAGCGCCCTGATCATGCGTGGCTTCCTGGTCAACGTGAGCAACCCCAAGGCGCTGATCTTCCTGCTCGCGGTATTGCCGCAGTTCGTCGATCCCCGGGCGCCCCTGGCCGCGCAGTACCTGATCATCGGGGCGACCATGGTCACCGTCGACCTGATCGTCATGGCCGGCTACACGGGCCTCGCCGCCCGGGTACTGACCCTACTGCGCACCCCGCGTCAGCAGCGCATCACCAACCGGGTCTTCGCCAGCCTGTTCCTCGCCGCCGCGGCGCTGCTGTCCACGGTGCGCCGCGCCGCGATCTGA
- a CDS encoding putative bifunctional diguanylate cyclase/phosphodiesterase translates to MLNFSTLLPPGHQVLAANTYEGVLVVLSYLIASAAGYTALAMADWVTNSRSRRGSELAKLIGAIALGGGIWSMHFLAMLSFKIGIHVHYAPLQTLGSLLIAIAVSYTVMHLIGRESLTAPQYLLASLAAGLGIATMHYTGMLAMHSVAVQLYDPLLVVVSVVIASLASLGALLLAFRLRGRTGLRTVWLRLLGSLGLGFAIVSMHFTGMAALTLAVPVGFEPDGLAEMNQHLELGMGIALGTLFIIMVGLLAAWAGERFHAQRLRLERVSTTLDQITLHDPLTHLLNGASFIQTVDRAIGQARTGEQFALLMLDIDHFKRINDSLGHALGDELLIQMAQRIRAVLDNDLPLARYAGDEFSLLLPLGQRGDSQPLALRLLEQLRPPFELAGQRIAMTFSLGIAHYPQDGANAGQLLRSAGLAVGHCKRSGRNCSQRFTTELQREADDLLSLEMDLRHALAQGGLHVAYQPIVDPAGGPVGLEALVRWQHPVLGPLSPERFVRVAEETGLIADLDGWVMRQACADLAQLRREGYLALRVSVNCSALNLSDRLLPQAIARALQAEDLPASALTLEVTENALMHSLNVAVEVLGEIRTLGVRVSIDDFGSGYSSLAYLSRLPVDSLKVDRSFVRTIPKQSNDMAIASAIIAMAHKLGLNVVAEGVETAEQRQFLQANGCNFMQGYLFGRPMPLPQLRTWLQQHSITAVPA, encoded by the coding sequence ATGCTGAATTTCTCCACCTTGCTTCCCCCCGGTCATCAGGTCCTGGCCGCCAACACGTACGAAGGCGTACTGGTGGTGCTGTCCTACCTTATCGCCAGTGCGGCGGGCTATACCGCCCTGGCCATGGCCGACTGGGTGACCAACAGTCGCTCCCGCCGCGGCAGCGAGTTGGCCAAGCTGATCGGCGCCATCGCCCTGGGTGGTGGCATCTGGTCGATGCACTTCCTGGCCATGCTGTCGTTCAAGATCGGCATCCATGTGCACTATGCCCCGCTGCAGACCCTGGGCTCGCTGCTGATCGCCATTGCCGTGTCCTACACGGTGATGCACCTGATCGGTCGCGAATCCCTGACCGCACCTCAGTATCTGCTCGCCTCTCTGGCCGCCGGCCTGGGCATCGCGACCATGCACTACACCGGGATGCTGGCCATGCACTCGGTGGCGGTGCAGCTCTACGATCCGCTGCTGGTGGTGGTCTCGGTGGTGATCGCCAGCCTGGCCTCCCTTGGCGCCCTGCTGCTGGCTTTCCGCCTGCGCGGCAGGACTGGCCTCAGGACCGTCTGGCTGCGCCTGCTGGGGAGCCTGGGACTCGGCTTCGCCATCGTGTCCATGCACTTCACCGGCATGGCCGCCCTGACCCTGGCCGTGCCCGTTGGCTTCGAGCCGGATGGCCTGGCGGAAATGAACCAGCATCTGGAGCTGGGCATGGGGATCGCGCTCGGCACCCTGTTCATCATCATGGTCGGCCTCCTCGCCGCCTGGGCTGGCGAGCGCTTCCATGCCCAGCGCCTGCGTCTGGAACGGGTCTCCACCACGCTCGACCAGATCACCCTGCACGACCCCCTCACCCATCTGCTCAACGGCGCCAGCTTCATCCAGACCGTGGATCGGGCCATCGGTCAGGCGCGGACCGGCGAGCAGTTCGCCCTGTTGATGCTGGACATCGACCACTTCAAACGCATCAATGACAGCCTCGGCCATGCCCTTGGCGATGAATTGCTGATCCAGATGGCGCAGCGGATTCGCGCCGTGCTCGACAACGATCTACCACTGGCCCGCTATGCCGGCGACGAATTCAGCCTGCTGCTGCCCCTGGGCCAGCGCGGCGACAGCCAGCCCCTGGCCCTGCGTCTGCTGGAGCAGCTGCGCCCGCCCTTCGAATTGGCCGGGCAGCGCATCGCCATGACCTTCAGCCTGGGGATCGCCCACTATCCCCAGGATGGCGCCAACGCCGGCCAGCTGCTGCGCAGTGCCGGCCTGGCAGTCGGCCACTGTAAGCGCAGCGGGCGCAATTGCAGCCAGAGGTTCACCACCGAACTCCAGCGCGAGGCCGATGACCTGCTCAGCCTGGAGATGGACCTGCGCCACGCCCTGGCCCAGGGCGGCCTGCACGTGGCCTACCAGCCTATCGTCGACCCCGCGGGCGGGCCCGTCGGCCTGGAAGCCCTGGTCCGCTGGCAGCATCCGGTGCTGGGTCCGCTGAGTCCCGAACGCTTCGTTCGCGTCGCCGAGGAAACCGGGCTGATCGCTGACCTGGATGGCTGGGTCATGCGCCAGGCCTGTGCCGACCTGGCCCAGCTGCGCCGCGAGGGCTACCTGGCGCTCCGGGTGTCGGTGAACTGCTCGGCGCTGAATCTGAGTGATCGCCTCCTGCCCCAGGCCATCGCCCGGGCGCTGCAGGCCGAAGATCTACCCGCCTCGGCGCTGACTCTCGAAGTGACCGAAAACGCCCTGATGCACAGTCTCAACGTGGCCGTCGAGGTGCTCGGCGAGATCCGCACCCTGGGTGTGCGGGTCTCCATCGACGACTTCGGCAGTGGCTACTCGTCGCTGGCCTACCTGAGTCGGCTACCGGTGGACTCGCTCAAGGTGGACCGCTCCTTCGTTCGCACCATCCCCAAACAGAGCAACGACATGGCCATCGCCTCGGCGATCATCGCCATGGCGCACAAGCTGGGCCTGAATGTGGTCGCCGAAGGGGTGGAAACCGCCGAACAGCGCCAATTCCTGCAGGCCAACGGCTGCAACTTCATGCAGGGCTATCTGTTCGGTCGACCCATGCCGTTGCCGCAACTGCGTACCTGGCTGCAGCAGCACAGCATCACGGCCGTTCCCGCCTAG
- a CDS encoding SDR family NAD(P)-dependent oxidoreductase — MTFWQRLEHPAQALVYGATGGLGLALCEQLLTRDDVGLVWACARQAEAHEGLTELARQHGPRLRRLDVDPLAATDLATRLAGATPRLDLLLCASGLLQGEQAQAEKSLAQVGQAGLVESYLANAVLPLLLIRQLTPLLKGQHPCQIAALSARVGSIGDNRLGGWYGYRMAKAALNQGLRCASIELARLNPQSCVLALHPGTTDTALSRPFQARVPADKLFTPGYAAERLLEVLAARTPAETGSFWDWQGQAVAW; from the coding sequence ATGACCTTCTGGCAACGCCTGGAGCACCCCGCTCAGGCCCTGGTGTACGGTGCCACTGGCGGCCTCGGCCTGGCCCTGTGCGAGCAGCTGCTGACCCGTGACGACGTGGGCCTGGTCTGGGCCTGCGCGCGCCAGGCTGAAGCCCATGAGGGCCTGACCGAGTTGGCGCGGCAGCACGGCCCGCGTCTGCGCCGGCTTGATGTCGATCCGCTCGCCGCAACCGACCTGGCGACCCGGCTAGCGGGCGCGACGCCGCGCCTGGACCTGCTGCTGTGCGCCTCGGGCCTGTTGCAGGGCGAGCAGGCACAGGCCGAGAAGAGCCTGGCGCAGGTGGGTCAGGCCGGCCTGGTGGAAAGCTATCTGGCCAATGCCGTACTGCCGCTGTTGCTGATCCGGCAGCTGACGCCGCTGCTCAAGGGCCAGCATCCCTGCCAGATCGCGGCGCTCTCGGCACGGGTCGGCTCCATTGGCGACAACCGCCTGGGTGGCTGGTATGGCTACCGGATGGCCAAGGCCGCGCTCAACCAGGGACTGCGCTGCGCCAGCATCGAACTGGCTCGACTCAACCCCCAGAGTTGCGTGCTGGCCCTGCATCCCGGCACCACCGATACCGCGCTGTCACGCCCCTTCCAGGCACGGGTGCCGGCTGACAAGCTGTTTACGCCAGGCTATGCGGCGGAGCGGCTGCTGGAAGTACTGGCCGCCCGCACCCCGGCCGAGACCGGCAGTTTCTGGGATTGGCAGGGTCAGGCGGTGGCCTGGTAG
- a CDS encoding ATP-binding cassette domain-containing protein: MIRLQNLTLQRGPQRLLESADLTLHPGQKAGLIGANGAGKSSLFALLRGQLGADAGDCHIPAAWRIAHMRQEVDTLERLAVDYVLDGDIELRRIQRELAAAEAAQDGNALGRLHADFEAGDGYTADARARKLLAGLGFTTAQMERQVGDFSGGWRMRLNLAQALMCPSDLLLLDEPTNHLDLDAILWLEDWLKGYPGTLILISHDRDFLDAVVDHVVHLDQQKLVLYRGGYSSFERTRAERLAQQQQAYDKQQAQRAHMEKYIARFKAQATKARQAQSRIKALERLEELAPAHVDSPFEFVFREADKLSSPLLDLAEGRLGYGETTILHPVKLQLTPGARIGLLGPNGAGKSTLIKTLAAELEPLGGRLQRGENLAIGYFAQHQLDSLDAKASPLLHLQRIAPGEREQSLRDFLGGFDFRGPRCDETVLNFSGGEKARLALALIAWQKPNLLLLDEPTNHLDLDMRLALTLALQEFAGAVLVVSHDRHLLKSTTDEFLLVADGKVQAFDGDLDDYSRWLVDFRARQEPGLVAGEGAAVDKTDRKAQRQAAAALRQQLAPLKKTADKLEAELGKLQEKLATLEARLGDSGLYDAARKDELRQALADQAAAKTREAELEEQWLEALERLESLQAELEGA, from the coding sequence ATGATCCGACTACAGAACCTTACTCTACAGCGTGGTCCCCAGCGTCTGCTCGAAAGCGCTGACCTGACCCTGCATCCCGGCCAGAAAGCCGGTCTGATCGGTGCCAATGGCGCCGGCAAATCCAGTCTCTTCGCCCTGTTGCGCGGCCAGCTCGGCGCCGACGCCGGCGACTGCCACATCCCGGCCGCCTGGCGCATCGCCCACATGCGCCAGGAGGTGGATACCCTGGAGCGGCTGGCGGTGGACTACGTACTGGATGGCGACATCGAGTTGCGCCGCATCCAGCGCGAGTTGGCAGCCGCCGAAGCGGCCCAGGACGGTAATGCCCTGGGCCGGCTGCATGCCGACTTCGAGGCCGGCGACGGCTATACCGCCGATGCCCGGGCCCGCAAGCTGCTGGCCGGTCTGGGCTTCACCACCGCGCAGATGGAGCGCCAGGTCGGCGACTTCTCCGGTGGCTGGCGGATGCGCCTGAACCTGGCGCAGGCGCTGATGTGTCCCTCGGACCTGCTGTTGCTGGACGAACCCACCAACCACCTGGATCTGGACGCCATCCTCTGGCTGGAAGACTGGCTCAAAGGCTATCCCGGCACCCTGATCCTGATCTCCCATGACCGCGATTTCCTTGATGCGGTGGTCGATCACGTGGTGCATCTGGACCAGCAGAAGCTGGTGCTCTATCGCGGCGGCTATTCCAGCTTCGAGCGCACCCGCGCCGAACGCCTGGCGCAGCAGCAGCAGGCCTACGACAAGCAGCAGGCCCAGCGCGCCCACATGGAGAAGTACATCGCCCGCTTCAAGGCCCAGGCCACCAAGGCGCGCCAGGCACAGAGCCGGATCAAGGCCCTGGAACGCCTGGAAGAGCTGGCGCCGGCTCATGTCGACTCGCCCTTCGAATTCGTCTTCCGCGAGGCGGACAAGCTGTCCAGCCCGCTGCTCGACCTGGCCGAGGGCCGGCTGGGCTACGGCGAGACCACCATCCTGCATCCGGTCAAGCTGCAACTGACGCCGGGCGCACGGATCGGCCTGCTCGGTCCCAATGGCGCCGGCAAGTCGACCCTGATCAAGACCCTAGCCGCGGAGCTCGAACCCCTCGGCGGCCGGCTGCAGCGGGGCGAGAATCTGGCTATCGGCTACTTCGCCCAGCATCAGCTCGATTCCCTGGACGCCAAGGCCAGCCCGCTGCTGCACCTGCAGCGCATCGCCCCTGGCGAGCGCGAGCAGAGTCTGCGCGATTTCCTGGGTGGCTTCGACTTCCGTGGTCCACGCTGCGATGAGACGGTGCTGAATTTCTCCGGTGGCGAAAAGGCACGTCTGGCCTTGGCCTTGATCGCCTGGCAGAAGCCCAACCTCCTGCTGCTGGACGAACCCACCAACCACCTGGACCTGGACATGCGCCTGGCCCTGACCCTGGCGCTGCAGGAATTTGCCGGGGCGGTACTGGTGGTGTCTCACGATCGCCATCTGCTCAAGAGCACCACCGACGAATTCCTGCTGGTGGCCGACGGCAAGGTACAAGCCTTCGACGGCGACCTGGACGACTACAGCCGCTGGCTGGTGGATTTCCGCGCCCGTCAGGAGCCAGGCCTCGTAGCCGGCGAGGGCGCCGCGGTCGACAAGACCGACCGCAAGGCGCAGCGTCAGGCCGCCGCGGCCCTGCGCCAGCAGCTGGCGCCGCTGAAGAAGACCGCCGACAAGCTGGAAGCGGAGCTGGGCAAGCTGCAGGAAAAACTCGCCACCCTGGAGGCTCGGCTGGGTGACAGCGGTCTCTACGACGCCGCGCGCAAGGACGAGCTGCGCCAGGCACTGGCCGACCAGGCCGCCGCCAAGACCCGTGAAGCAGAACTGGAAGAGCAGTGGCTGGAGGCCCTGGAACGGCTGGAAAGCCTGCAAGCCGAACTCGAGGGGGCCTGA
- the hemB gene encoding porphobilinogen synthase — translation MSFTPISRSYPATRMRRQRRDEFSRRLMREHALTVDDLILPVFVLDGEGRREAVPSMPGVERLSIDLLLEEAAELVALGIPAVALFPVTPVERKSLDGAEAYNPDGIAQRATRALREHFPELGVITDVALDPFTTHGQDGILDERGYVLNDISVEVLVKQALSHAAAGAQVIAPSDMMDGRIGAIRAALEDAGYHNVQIMAYSAKYASAYYGPFRDAVGSAANLGKGNKATYQMDPGNSDEALHEIAGDLAEGADSVMVKPGMPYLDIVRRVREEFRVPTFVYQVSGEYAMHMAAIQNGWLSEAVILESLLAFKRAGANGILTYFAKRAAQQLRQGPSRS, via the coding sequence GTGAGCTTTACCCCCATCAGCCGTAGCTACCCTGCCACTCGCATGCGCCGCCAGCGCCGCGACGAGTTTTCCCGTCGTTTGATGCGCGAGCATGCACTGACGGTGGATGACCTGATCCTGCCGGTCTTCGTACTGGACGGTGAAGGCCGTCGCGAAGCCGTGCCCTCGATGCCCGGCGTCGAGCGGCTGTCCATCGACCTGCTGCTGGAGGAGGCCGCCGAACTGGTAGCGCTGGGTATCCCCGCCGTGGCCCTGTTCCCCGTCACCCCTGTCGAGCGCAAGTCGCTGGATGGTGCCGAGGCCTACAATCCCGACGGCATCGCCCAGCGCGCCACCCGCGCCCTGCGCGAGCACTTTCCCGAGCTGGGCGTGATCACCGACGTGGCCCTGGATCCCTTCACCACCCATGGCCAGGACGGCATCCTCGACGAGCGCGGCTACGTGCTCAACGACATCTCGGTCGAGGTGCTGGTCAAGCAGGCGCTGTCCCATGCCGCGGCGGGGGCGCAGGTGATCGCACCCTCGGACATGATGGACGGTCGCATCGGTGCCATCCGCGCCGCCCTGGAAGACGCGGGTTATCATAACGTGCAGATCATGGCCTACTCGGCCAAGTACGCCAGCGCCTACTATGGGCCTTTCCGCGATGCCGTCGGCTCGGCCGCCAACCTGGGCAAGGGCAACAAGGCCACCTACCAGATGGATCCGGGCAACAGCGACGAGGCGCTGCACGAGATCGCCGGCGACCTGGCCGAGGGCGCCGACTCGGTGATGGTCAAGCCGGGCATGCCCTACCTGGACATCGTCCGCCGGGTCCGTGAGGAATTCCGCGTGCCGACCTTCGTGTACCAGGTGAGCGGCGAGTACGCCATGCACATGGCCGCGATCCAGAACGGCTGGCTGTCCGAGGCCGTCATCCTCGAATCGCTCTTGGCCTTCAAGCGCGCCGGGGCCAACGGCATCCTCACCTATTTCGCCAAACGCGCCGCCCAACAACTTCGCCAGGGGCCTTCGCGTTCCTAA
- a CDS encoding disulfide bond formation protein B — translation MAATCAVLMGVGLYLEHVVGLEPCPLCVMQRIFFILVGVVALIAGIQAPGKRGRRIYGVTLLLLAAAGAATAGRQVYLQTVPAEELAACLPSLDYMMQALPFQEIIRLVLHGTADCAEVNWTLFGLSIPEWSLLAFVLLMALSLVKIFRRR, via the coding sequence ATGGCCGCCACCTGCGCGGTGCTCATGGGCGTCGGTCTCTATCTTGAGCACGTGGTTGGGCTGGAGCCCTGTCCGCTGTGCGTCATGCAGCGGATCTTCTTCATCCTGGTCGGTGTGGTCGCCCTCATCGCCGGCATCCAGGCGCCTGGCAAGCGAGGCCGCCGTATCTACGGGGTCACCCTGCTACTGCTGGCCGCGGCCGGTGCGGCCACCGCCGGGCGCCAGGTCTATCTGCAGACGGTGCCGGCGGAAGAGCTGGCGGCCTGCCTGCCCAGCCTGGACTACATGATGCAGGCGCTGCCCTTCCAGGAGATCATTCGCCTGGTGCTGCACGGCACCGCCGACTGCGCCGAGGTCAACTGGACGCTGTTCGGTCTGAGCATCCCGGAATGGAGCCTGTTGGCCTTCGTGCTGCTCATGGCCTTGAGCCTGGTCAAGATCTTTCGCCGTCGCTGA
- a CDS encoding TIGR02444 family protein: MQEDLWEFALAVYARPGVEGACLRLQEAGADVCLVLTALWLDRRACALDAEGLTRLQRASQHWQDTVVRPLRQLRQAWKTPSGVDERLAALREQLKGLELAAEREQLARLARLAAHWPCRDAQHPGGWLHALAPRGAAPADLDLLAEAARVIRV, from the coding sequence ATGCAAGAGGACCTGTGGGAATTCGCGTTGGCAGTATACGCCCGGCCTGGCGTGGAAGGCGCCTGTTTGCGTCTGCAGGAGGCCGGGGCCGATGTCTGCCTGGTCCTGACGGCGCTCTGGCTGGATCGGCGCGCCTGCGCCCTGGATGCCGAGGGGCTGACCCGGCTGCAGCGTGCCTCGCAGCACTGGCAGGACACGGTGGTGCGCCCTCTGCGGCAATTGCGCCAGGCCTGGAAGACCCCCTCCGGAGTCGATGAACGCCTGGCGGCGCTGCGCGAGCAGCTCAAGGGACTGGAATTGGCGGCGGAACGTGAACAGCTCGCCCGCCTGGCGCGACTGGCGGCGCATTGGCCGTGCCGCGATGCGCAGCACCCGGGAGGCTGGTTGCATGCCCTGGCACCGCGCGGGGCAGCGCCAGCGGACCTCGACCTGCTGGCCGAGGCGGCACGGGTGATCCGGGTCTAG